A single genomic interval of Mycolicibacterium holsaticum DSM 44478 = JCM 12374 harbors:
- the sppA gene encoding signal peptide peptidase SppA, with the protein MFAFLPGVPGTDDIRALVQRLDTARHRGVPDGCVLELDLLALPNESGGFDPFAFIAGGGRPVVLRAAVEAIHRAAEDPRVAGLIARIQLPAAAAGPVQELRSAIAAFSDAKPSLAWAETYPGTMSYYLASAFREVWMQPSGTVGLVGFATSALFLRDALDKAGIEAQFVARGEYKSAVNRFTQNSYTDAHREADTRLIESLHAQVLQGVAESRHLDPGEVDALADKAPLLRDDAVTGRLVDRVGFRDEAYARIAELVGAPGISPESGDADSQDAPPRLYLSRYARATAARSGPPLPAIAGRKSRPVVAVVTLDGPIVSGRGGPGLLPLGNSSVGADTIAAALREAAADDDVVAIVLRVDSPGGSVTGSETIWREVVKVREGGTPVVASMGAVAASGGYYVSMAANAIVANPGTITGSIGVLAGKLVARELKDRLGLGSDSVRTNRNADAWSVNQPFTDEQHAHVEAEADLFYTDFVERAAQGRDMSVEDVDAVARGRIWTGADALERGLVDELGGLRIAITRAKVLAGLDADADVRTVGYPGSSLMDLLRPKPSSQPAAASLPDAFAALVGRSVVGVLENAQRSLTGVSALWLGDYRF; encoded by the coding sequence ATGTTCGCATTCCTGCCCGGCGTCCCCGGCACCGACGACATTCGCGCGCTGGTCCAGCGCCTCGACACCGCGCGGCACCGCGGCGTTCCGGACGGCTGTGTGCTCGAACTCGACCTGCTGGCGCTGCCGAACGAAAGCGGCGGGTTCGACCCGTTCGCCTTCATCGCAGGCGGTGGCCGGCCGGTGGTACTTCGGGCGGCCGTCGAGGCCATCCACCGCGCCGCCGAGGACCCCAGGGTGGCCGGGCTCATCGCGCGGATCCAGCTTCCGGCCGCCGCGGCGGGGCCGGTGCAGGAACTGCGGTCGGCGATCGCGGCGTTCAGCGACGCGAAACCGAGCCTGGCGTGGGCGGAAACCTATCCGGGCACCATGTCGTACTACCTGGCATCGGCGTTCCGAGAGGTGTGGATGCAGCCGTCGGGCACCGTCGGGTTGGTCGGGTTCGCCACCAGCGCGCTGTTCCTGCGTGACGCGCTGGACAAGGCGGGGATCGAGGCGCAGTTCGTCGCCCGCGGCGAATACAAATCGGCGGTAAACCGTTTCACGCAGAACAGCTACACCGATGCGCACCGCGAAGCCGACACCCGGTTGATCGAAAGCCTGCACGCCCAGGTTCTGCAGGGGGTGGCCGAGTCGCGGCACCTCGATCCTGGTGAGGTCGACGCGCTTGCCGACAAGGCTCCGTTGCTGCGCGACGACGCTGTCACGGGCCGGCTCGTCGACCGGGTCGGCTTCCGCGACGAGGCCTACGCACGCATCGCCGAACTTGTTGGTGCACCGGGCATCTCACCGGAGTCCGGTGACGCCGATTCACAGGACGCGCCGCCGCGGCTGTACCTGTCCCGGTATGCGCGGGCCACCGCCGCGCGGTCCGGGCCGCCGCTACCCGCGATCGCCGGGCGCAAGAGCAGACCGGTCGTCGCGGTCGTGACCCTGGACGGGCCGATCGTCAGCGGCCGCGGCGGTCCCGGGCTGCTGCCGCTGGGCAACTCCAGCGTGGGCGCCGACACCATCGCCGCGGCGTTGCGCGAGGCCGCCGCCGACGATGACGTCGTGGCCATCGTGCTGCGCGTGGACAGCCCCGGAGGTTCGGTCACCGGGTCGGAAACCATCTGGCGCGAGGTGGTCAAGGTGCGCGAGGGCGGCACGCCCGTCGTCGCGTCGATGGGTGCGGTGGCCGCCTCCGGTGGCTACTACGTGTCGATGGCCGCCAACGCCATCGTCGCCAACCCGGGCACGATCACCGGGTCGATCGGGGTGCTGGCAGGCAAGCTGGTGGCCCGGGAGCTCAAGGACCGTCTCGGGCTGGGCTCGGATTCGGTACGCACCAACCGCAATGCCGACGCGTGGTCGGTCAACCAGCCGTTCACCGATGAGCAGCACGCGCACGTCGAGGCCGAGGCGGACCTGTTCTACACCGACTTCGTCGAACGGGCCGCCCAGGGCCGCGATATGAGCGTCGAAGACGTCGACGCCGTCGCCCGCGGCCGGATATGGACCGGCGCGGACGCGCTGGAGCGCGGTCTGGTCGACGAACTCGGCGGGCTGCGCATCGCGATCACCCGCGCCAAGGTGCTGGCCGGCCTCGACGCCGACGCCGATGTGCGCACCGTCGGATACCCCGGTTCGTCGTTGATGGACTTGTTGCGGCCCAAGCCGTCGTCACAACCGGCGGCGGCCTCGCTGCCCGATGCGTTCGCCGCGCTCGTGGGCCGGTCGGTGGTCGGTGTGCTGGAGAACGCGCAACGGTCGCTCACCGGGGTGAGCGCGCTCTGGCTGGGGGACTACCGCTTCTAG
- the rplO gene encoding 50S ribosomal protein L15 — protein MTPIKLHDLKPAPGSKTAKTRVGRGEGSKGKTAGRGTKGTKARKNVPATFEGGQMPIHMRLPKLKGFRNRFRTSYEVVNVGDLNKLFPNGGEIGVDDLVAAGAVRKNTLVKVLGDGKLTAKVNVTAHKFSGSAREKITAAGGSATEL, from the coding sequence ATGACACCCATCAAGCTTCACGACCTGAAGCCCGCCCCGGGCTCCAAGACCGCCAAGACCCGGGTGGGTCGCGGTGAGGGCTCCAAGGGCAAGACGGCAGGCCGCGGTACCAAGGGCACCAAGGCCCGTAAGAACGTTCCCGCGACGTTCGAGGGCGGCCAGATGCCGATCCACATGCGGCTGCCGAAACTCAAGGGCTTCCGCAACCGGTTCCGCACCTCTTATGAGGTCGTCAACGTCGGCGATCTCAACAAGCTGTTCCCCAACGGCGGCGAGATCGGCGTGGACGACCTGGTGGCCGCCGGTGCGGTGCGCAAGAACACGCTGGTGAAGGTGCTCGGCGACGGCAAGCTGACCGCCAAGGTCAACGTCACCGCGCACAAGTTCAGCGGTAGCGCACGCGAAAAGATCACCGCCGCAGGCGGTTCCGCGACCGAACTCTAG
- the rpmD gene encoding 50S ribosomal protein L30, with product MAELKITQVRSTIGARWKQRESLRTLGLRRIRDSVVREDNPQTRGLIKTVHHLVQVEEVS from the coding sequence ATGGCAGAGCTGAAGATCACCCAGGTGCGCAGCACCATCGGTGCGCGCTGGAAGCAGCGCGAAAGCCTGCGCACCCTGGGACTGCGCCGTATCCGCGATTCGGTGGTCCGTGAGGACAACCCGCAGACACGCGGGCTGATCAAGACCGTGCATCACCTCGTACAGGTGGAGGAGGTCTCATGA
- the rpsE gene encoding 30S ribosomal protein S5 encodes MAEQATAGGPSDGRPARGEREGRGRRDDRGGRGRDGDKSNYLERVVSINRVSKVVKGGRRFSFTALVIVGDGNGMVGVGYGKAKEVPAAIAKGVEEARKNFFRVPLIGGTVTHPVQGEAAAGVVMLRPASPGTGVIAGGAVRAVLECAGVRDILAKSLGSDNAINVVHATVAALKLLQRPEEVAARRGLPIEDVAPAGMLRARREAEALAATAAREGSA; translated from the coding sequence ATGGCCGAGCAGGCAACAGCCGGCGGCCCCTCAGACGGCCGCCCGGCGCGCGGTGAGCGCGAGGGGCGGGGTCGCCGCGACGACCGTGGCGGCCGTGGCCGCGACGGTGACAAGAGCAACTACCTCGAGCGGGTCGTCTCGATCAACCGGGTTTCCAAGGTGGTCAAGGGTGGCCGCCGGTTCAGCTTCACGGCGCTGGTGATCGTCGGCGACGGCAACGGCATGGTCGGCGTCGGCTACGGCAAGGCCAAAGAGGTTCCGGCCGCCATCGCCAAGGGCGTCGAGGAAGCGCGCAAGAACTTCTTCCGGGTTCCGCTGATCGGCGGCACCGTCACGCATCCGGTGCAGGGTGAAGCCGCAGCCGGTGTGGTGATGCTGCGTCCGGCCAGCCCGGGTACCGGTGTGATCGCCGGCGGCGCCGTGCGTGCGGTGCTGGAATGCGCTGGCGTGCGCGACATCCTGGCCAAGTCGCTGGGCAGTGACAACGCGATCAACGTGGTGCACGCCACCGTCGCCGCGCTCAAGCTGCTGCAGCGTCCCGAGGAGGTTGCCGCCCGTCGCGGTCTGCCCATCGAGGACGTCGCACCGGCGGGCATGCTGCGGGCCCGGCGCGAAGCCGAGGCACTGGCCGCAACGGCTGCACGAGAAGGGTCGGCCTAG
- the rplR gene encoding 50S ribosomal protein L18 gives MASQTESAKRVAVGRNISEVRRTSRLRRHARLRKKISGTAELPRLVVHRSSRHIHVQLVNDLNGTTLAAASSIEPDVRAVDGDKKAHSVRVGQLIAERAKAAGIDKVVFDRGGYTYGGRIAALADAAREGGLKF, from the coding sequence ATGGCTTCTCAGACAGAGTCCGCGAAGCGCGTGGCCGTGGGACGCAACATCTCCGAGGTCCGGCGTACCTCGCGGCTGCGTCGGCACGCCCGGCTGCGCAAGAAGATATCGGGCACGGCCGAGCTGCCGCGCCTAGTCGTGCACCGGTCGTCCCGGCACATCCACGTTCAGCTGGTGAACGACCTCAACGGCACCACGCTGGCCGCCGCCTCCTCGATCGAGCCCGATGTGCGCGCGGTCGACGGCGACAAGAAGGCCCACAGCGTACGGGTCGGTCAGCTGATCGCCGAGCGTGCCAAGGCCGCCGGTATCGACAAGGTCGTGTTCGACCGCGGTGGATACACCTACGGTGGACGGATAGCGGCACTGGCCGACGCGGCGCGCGAAGGCGGGCTGAAGTTCTAA
- the rplF gene encoding 50S ribosomal protein L6 encodes MSRIGKQPVLVPSGVDVTIDGQRVSVKGPKGTLELAVAEPIKVTRDDEGAITVSRPDDDRHNRSLHGLSRTLVANLITGVTEGYTTKMEIFGVGYRVQLKGNTLEFSLGYSHPVTIEAPEGITFAVESPTKFSISGIDKQKVGQIAANIRRLRRPDPYKGKGVRYEGEQIRRKVGKTGK; translated from the coding sequence ATGTCCCGCATTGGAAAGCAACCAGTCCTGGTTCCCTCCGGGGTCGACGTGACGATCGACGGTCAGCGCGTGTCGGTCAAGGGGCCCAAGGGAACTCTCGAGTTGGCAGTCGCCGAGCCGATCAAGGTCACCCGCGACGACGAGGGCGCCATCACGGTGTCACGCCCGGACGACGACCGGCACAACCGGTCGCTGCACGGGTTGTCACGCACGTTGGTGGCCAACCTGATCACCGGGGTGACCGAGGGTTACACCACCAAGATGGAGATCTTCGGCGTCGGCTACCGCGTGCAGCTCAAGGGCAACACGCTCGAGTTCTCGCTCGGTTACAGCCATCCCGTCACCATCGAGGCACCCGAGGGCATCACCTTCGCGGTGGAATCGCCCACCAAGTTCTCGATCTCGGGTATCGACAAGCAGAAGGTCGGTCAGATCGCGGCGAACATCCGCCGGTTGCGCCGCCCAGATCCCTACAAGGGCAAGGGCGTTCGCTACGAGGGTGAGCAGATCCGCCGCAAGGTCGGAAAGACAGGTAAGTAG
- the rpsH gene encoding 30S ribosomal protein S8: protein MTMTDPIADFLTRLRNANSAYHDEVTLPHSKLKANIAEILKTEGYISDYRTEDARVGKSLVVQLKYGPSRERSIAGLRRVSKPGLRVYAKSTNLPRVLGGLGVAIISTSAGLKTDRQAAREGVGGEVLAYVW from the coding sequence ATGACTATGACGGATCCGATCGCAGACTTCTTGACACGTCTGCGCAACGCCAATTCGGCGTACCACGACGAGGTGACGTTGCCGCACTCGAAGCTGAAGGCCAACATCGCCGAGATCCTCAAGACCGAGGGCTACATCTCCGATTACCGCACCGAGGATGCTCGGGTCGGCAAATCGCTGGTGGTGCAATTGAAGTACGGGCCGAGCCGGGAACGCAGCATCGCGGGCCTGCGCCGGGTGTCCAAGCCCGGTCTGCGGGTATACGCAAAGTCCACCAACCTGCCCCGGGTGCTCGGCGGCCTCGGCGTGGCGATCATCTCCACGTCGGCTGGGCTGAAGACCGACCGCCAGGCAGCCCGAGAGGGCGTGGGCGGCGAAGTCCTCGCGTACGTGTGGTGA
- a CDS encoding type Z 30S ribosomal protein S14 — protein sequence MAKKALVNKANKKPKFKVRGYTRCSKCGRPRAVFRKFGLCRICVREMAHAGELPGVQKSSW from the coding sequence ATGGCAAAGAAGGCATTGGTCAACAAGGCCAACAAGAAGCCGAAGTTCAAGGTGCGCGGCTACACCCGGTGCAGCAAGTGCGGCCGCCCGCGCGCGGTGTTTCGCAAGTTCGGCCTCTGCCGGATCTGCGTGCGCGAGATGGCACATGCCGGCGAACTGCCCGGCGTCCAGAAGTCCAGCTGGTAA
- the rplE gene encoding 50S ribosomal protein L5 — MTTDTDPGASLAQEGSVKTLPRLKQRYREEIRDALQKDFGYANVMQIPGVVKVVVNMGVGDAARDAKLINGAVNDLALITGQKPEVRRARKSIAQFKLREGMPIGARVTLRGDRMWEFLDRLISIALPRIRDFRGLSPKQFDGTGNYTFGLTEQSVFHEIDVDSIDRPRGMDITVVTSATNDDEGRALLRALGFPFKEN; from the coding sequence ATGACCACCGATACCGATCCCGGCGCTTCGCTTGCCCAGGAAGGAAGCGTGAAGACCCTCCCGCGCCTCAAGCAGCGCTACCGCGAGGAAATCCGCGACGCCCTGCAAAAGGACTTCGGCTACGCCAACGTCATGCAGATCCCCGGCGTCGTCAAGGTCGTCGTCAACATGGGCGTCGGTGACGCCGCCCGCGACGCCAAGCTGATCAACGGCGCCGTCAACGACCTCGCGCTCATCACCGGCCAGAAGCCGGAGGTGCGGCGGGCTCGCAAGTCGATCGCACAGTTCAAGCTGCGCGAGGGCATGCCGATCGGCGCGCGCGTCACCCTGCGCGGCGATCGGATGTGGGAGTTCCTCGACCGGCTGATCTCGATCGCGCTGCCGCGTATCCGCGACTTCCGCGGGCTCTCGCCCAAGCAGTTCGACGGCACCGGCAACTACACGTTCGGGTTGACCGAGCAGTCGGTGTTCCACGAGATCGACGTGGACAGCATCGACCGCCCGCGCGGCATGGACATCACCGTCGTCACCTCGGCGACAAACGACGACGAAGGACGAGCGCTGTTGCGGGCGCTGGGCTTTCCGTTCAAGGAGAACTGA
- the rplX gene encoding 50S ribosomal protein L24, with the protein MKVHKGDTVLVISGKDKGAKGKVLVAYPARNKVLVEGVNRIKKHTAVSSNERGAQSGGIVTQEAPIHVSNVMVVDSDGKPTRVGYRKDEETGKKVRIAKTNGKDIS; encoded by the coding sequence ATGAAGGTCCACAAAGGCGACACCGTGCTGGTCATCTCCGGCAAGGACAAGGGCGCCAAGGGCAAGGTGCTGGTGGCTTACCCGGCACGTAACAAGGTGCTCGTCGAGGGCGTCAACCGGATCAAGAAGCACACCGCGGTGTCGAGCAACGAGCGCGGCGCACAATCCGGCGGCATCGTCACCCAGGAGGCCCCGATCCACGTCAGCAACGTGATGGTGGTCGACTCCGACGGCAAGCCGACCCGCGTCGGGTACCGCAAGGACGAAGAGACCGGCAAGAAGGTCCGCATCGCCAAGACCAACGGCAAGGACATCTCATGA
- the rplN gene encoding 50S ribosomal protein L14, producing MIQQESRVKVADNTGAREILCIRVLGGSGRRYAGIGDIIVATVKEAIPGGNIKRGEVVKAVIVRTVKERRRADGSYIKFDENAAVIIKADNDPRGTRIFGPVGRELREKRFMKIVSLAPEVL from the coding sequence GTGATTCAGCAGGAATCGCGGGTGAAGGTCGCCGACAACACGGGCGCACGGGAGATCCTGTGCATTCGGGTGCTCGGCGGCTCGGGGCGGCGCTACGCCGGCATCGGCGACATCATCGTGGCGACCGTCAAGGAAGCCATCCCCGGCGGCAACATCAAGCGTGGCGAAGTTGTCAAGGCCGTCATCGTGCGCACCGTCAAGGAGCGCCGCCGCGCCGACGGCAGCTACATCAAGTTCGACGAGAACGCCGCCGTCATCATCAAGGCCGACAACGATCCGCGCGGCACACGCATCTTCGGCCCGGTCGGCCGTGAACTGCGCGAGAAGCGCTTCATGAAGATCGTCTCGCTCGCCCCGGAGGTGTTGTAG
- a CDS encoding formylglycine-generating enzyme family protein — MLTELVEVAGGPFRMGSTQFYPEEAPSHTVEVAGFAVERHPVTNAQFAAFVEQTGYRTVAEQPLDPALYPGAGAEDLVPGGLVFRPTSGPVDLRDWRQWWAWTPGACWRHPFGPAGPSWRDRPDHPVVQVAYPDAAAYARWAGRRLPTEPEWEYAARAGTTSTYPWGEEVSPGGQLMANTWQGDFPYRNTGALGWVGTSPVGTFAPNAFGLVDMIGNVWEWTATRFWGHHRLDQPPKPCCTPSGAADPTVSQALKGGSYLCAPEYCHRYRPSARSPQSQDSATTHIGFRCVADA; from the coding sequence ATGCTCACCGAGCTCGTCGAGGTGGCGGGCGGCCCGTTTCGGATGGGCTCGACGCAGTTCTATCCGGAAGAGGCTCCGTCGCACACCGTTGAGGTGGCCGGGTTCGCCGTCGAACGCCACCCGGTCACCAACGCCCAGTTCGCCGCGTTCGTCGAACAGACCGGTTACCGCACCGTCGCCGAGCAGCCGTTGGACCCGGCGCTCTACCCGGGTGCCGGCGCCGAAGACCTGGTGCCCGGGGGTCTGGTGTTCCGGCCGACGTCTGGGCCCGTCGACCTGCGCGACTGGCGGCAGTGGTGGGCGTGGACGCCGGGGGCCTGCTGGCGGCACCCGTTCGGGCCCGCCGGTCCGTCGTGGCGGGACCGGCCCGACCATCCCGTCGTGCAAGTGGCCTATCCCGACGCCGCCGCCTACGCGCGCTGGGCCGGCCGGCGGCTGCCCACCGAGCCCGAATGGGAATACGCCGCGCGCGCCGGCACGACGTCCACCTATCCCTGGGGTGAGGAGGTGAGCCCGGGCGGGCAGTTGATGGCCAACACCTGGCAGGGCGACTTCCCGTACCGCAACACCGGAGCCCTCGGCTGGGTCGGCACCTCACCCGTCGGCACGTTCGCGCCCAACGCGTTCGGCCTGGTGGACATGATCGGCAACGTGTGGGAGTGGACGGCGACGCGGTTTTGGGGCCATCACCGCCTTGACCAGCCGCCGAAGCCCTGCTGCACGCCCAGCGGAGCCGCCGATCCGACCGTGTCCCAGGCGCTCAAAGGCGGCTCGTACCTGTGCGCACCCGAGTACTGCCACCGCTACCGGCCCTCGGCGCGCTCGCCGCAGTCACAGGACAGCGCGACCACCCACATCGGCTTTCGCTGCGTGGCCGACGCCTGA
- a CDS encoding arylsulfatase encodes MATEFNGKIALDIRDSEPDWGPYAAPVAPEGAPNVLYLVWDDVGIATWDCYGGLVEMPAMRRIAERGVRLTQFHTSALCSPTRASLLTGRNPTTVGMATVEEFSDGFPGCSGRIPHDSALLSEVLAENGYNTYAVGKWHMTPLEESNLASTKRHWPLSRGFERFYGFMGGETDQWYPDLVYDNHPVTPPGTPEDGYHLSKDLADKTIEFIRDAKVIAPDKPWFTYLCPGAGHAPHHVFKEWSDRYAGKFDMGYERYREVVLENQKRLGIVPPDTELSPMNPYLDVTGPDGQKWPEQDTVRPWDALSDDEKKLFSRMAEVFAGFLSYTDAQIGRVLDYLEQSGQLDNTIIVVISDNGASGEGGPNGSVNEVKFFNGYIDTVEDGLRLIDELGGPETYNHYPIGWAMAFNTPYKLFKRYASHEGGIADTAIISWPKGIHAHGELRDNYVNVCDITPTVYDLLDITPPATVRGIPQKPLDGVSFKVALTDPDLPTGKETQFYTMLGTRGIWHKGWFANAVHPASPSGWSHFDKDRWELYHIQADRSQTRDLADEHPEKLEELKALWFSEADKYNGLPLGDLDVFETIGRWRPSLSGARDSYRYYPGTADVGMGAAVEIAGRSFVVIADVTIDTEQAEGVVFKHGAAHGGHALFLQGGRLHYVYNFLGEEEQRLSSSEAVALGRHTFGVAFTRTGTAEGSHTPIGDTVLYLDDAEVATMTGMKIHPGTFGLAGAALGVGRNTGSPVSRSYTPPFAFTGGTIAQVTVDVSGHPYVDVQREFARAFAKD; translated from the coding sequence ATGGCGACGGAGTTCAACGGCAAGATCGCGCTCGACATCCGAGATTCCGAACCGGATTGGGGACCGTACGCCGCGCCGGTGGCGCCCGAGGGCGCCCCCAACGTCTTGTACCTCGTTTGGGACGACGTCGGCATCGCCACATGGGACTGCTACGGGGGGTTGGTCGAGATGCCCGCCATGCGGCGCATCGCCGAGCGCGGCGTGCGGCTCACGCAGTTTCACACCTCCGCGCTGTGCTCACCGACCCGCGCGTCACTACTCACCGGCCGCAACCCCACCACGGTCGGCATGGCCACCGTCGAGGAGTTCAGCGACGGTTTTCCCGGCTGCAGCGGGCGCATCCCGCACGATTCCGCACTGCTGTCGGAGGTGCTCGCCGAGAACGGCTACAACACCTACGCCGTCGGAAAGTGGCATATGACGCCGTTGGAGGAGTCGAATTTGGCGTCCACCAAACGACATTGGCCGCTGTCGCGGGGCTTCGAGCGGTTCTACGGCTTCATGGGCGGCGAGACCGATCAGTGGTACCCCGACCTCGTCTACGACAATCACCCCGTGACGCCGCCGGGCACACCCGAGGACGGCTACCACCTGTCGAAGGACCTCGCCGACAAGACGATCGAGTTCATCCGCGACGCCAAGGTGATCGCGCCGGACAAGCCGTGGTTCACCTATCTGTGCCCTGGCGCCGGACACGCGCCACACCACGTGTTCAAGGAGTGGTCCGACCGCTACGCCGGCAAGTTCGACATGGGCTACGAACGTTATCGCGAGGTCGTGCTGGAGAACCAGAAACGGCTCGGCATCGTGCCACCCGACACCGAACTCTCGCCGATGAACCCGTATCTGGACGTCACGGGACCGGACGGCCAGAAGTGGCCGGAGCAGGACACCGTGCGGCCGTGGGATGCGTTGAGCGACGACGAGAAGAAGCTGTTCAGCAGGATGGCGGAGGTGTTCGCGGGATTCTTGTCCTACACGGACGCCCAGATCGGCCGCGTACTGGACTATTTGGAGCAGTCCGGTCAGCTCGACAACACCATCATCGTGGTCATCTCCGACAACGGGGCCAGCGGTGAGGGCGGCCCGAACGGCTCGGTGAACGAGGTCAAGTTCTTCAACGGCTACATCGACACCGTCGAGGACGGCTTGCGGCTCATCGACGAGCTCGGCGGGCCGGAGACCTACAACCATTATCCGATCGGCTGGGCGATGGCTTTCAACACGCCCTACAAACTGTTCAAGCGTTACGCCTCCCATGAGGGTGGCATCGCCGACACGGCGATCATCTCCTGGCCCAAGGGCATCCACGCGCACGGAGAACTGCGGGACAACTATGTGAACGTCTGCGACATCACGCCGACGGTGTACGACCTACTCGACATCACGCCCCCGGCGACCGTCAGAGGTATTCCGCAGAAGCCACTCGACGGAGTGAGCTTCAAAGTGGCCCTTACCGATCCGGATCTGCCAACCGGCAAGGAGACGCAGTTCTACACCATGCTGGGTACCCGCGGGATCTGGCACAAGGGGTGGTTCGCGAACGCGGTGCATCCCGCTTCGCCGTCGGGCTGGTCGCACTTCGACAAGGATCGCTGGGAGCTGTACCACATCCAGGCCGACCGCAGCCAAACCCGCGACCTGGCCGACGAGCACCCCGAGAAGCTCGAGGAACTCAAGGCGCTGTGGTTCAGCGAAGCCGACAAGTACAACGGTCTTCCGCTCGGCGACTTGGACGTCTTCGAGACGATCGGCCGGTGGCGGCCCAGCCTGTCGGGCGCGCGGGACAGTTACCGCTACTACCCCGGCACCGCGGACGTCGGAATGGGTGCCGCCGTGGAGATCGCGGGCCGGTCGTTCGTCGTCATCGCCGACGTCACCATCGACACCGAGCAGGCCGAGGGCGTGGTGTTCAAACACGGTGCCGCACACGGTGGACACGCGTTGTTCCTGCAGGGCGGCCGGTTGCACTATGTCTACAACTTCCTCGGTGAGGAGGAGCAGCGGCTGTCCTCGTCAGAGGCCGTTGCGTTGGGCAGGCACACGTTCGGTGTCGCGTTCACCCGAACCGGCACGGCCGAGGGCAGCCACACCCCGATCGGTGACACCGTGCTCTACCTCGACGACGCCGAGGTGGCGACCATGACCGGGATGAAGATCCACCCCGGAACGTTCGGTCTGGCGGGGGCTGCGCTCGGTGTTGGCCGCAATACCGGGTCACCGGTATCACGCTCGTACACACCACCTTTCGCGTTCACCGGCGGCACCATCGCGCAGGTGACCGTCGATGTCTCCGGTCACCCGTACGTCGACGTGCAACGCGAGTTTGCGCGCGCATTTGCGAAGGACTGA
- a CDS encoding DUF2306 domain-containing protein: MWFTVNGYTAARRRDFAEHRRHMIRSATLTFSIITNRIWSPVVFIVFHPLQPTVFGGSEEHYLWFVAGTVGWLGWTLPLAAVGWWLNRKTVMASSSIP, encoded by the coding sequence TTGTGGTTCACGGTCAACGGCTACACCGCGGCCCGGCGGCGCGACTTCGCCGAGCATCGACGACATATGATTCGCAGTGCGACACTGACATTTTCGATCATCACCAACCGAATCTGGTCGCCTGTCGTGTTCATCGTTTTCCATCCGTTGCAGCCCACTGTTTTTGGCGGGAGCGAGGAGCACTACCTGTGGTTCGTGGCCGGCACCGTGGGATGGCTGGGCTGGACCTTGCCGCTGGCCGCCGTGGGTTGGTGGCTCAACAGAAAGACGGTTATGGCATCGTCGTCAATTCCTTAG
- a CDS encoding TetR/AcrR family transcriptional regulator codes for MSEPLPRALEILWHEPSAPRRTAGLNRERIVAAGIALADADGLGALSMARLAARLDCGTMSLYRHVANKDELVTFMLSAATGPPPALDPSDWRAALDDWATGLWRLYHRHPWMLQASTAGPPADPGQLGWFDAGLAALGDTRLAERDKLAAVMVVLHFVRGAAAVHIEAAHVEGPDYPALLRRVVDAERLPALSAALADGVFDDADNDREADFRSGLRQLLDGIATRVK; via the coding sequence ATGAGCGAGCCACTGCCCCGCGCGCTGGAAATCTTGTGGCATGAGCCGAGCGCGCCAAGACGGACAGCAGGGCTGAACCGGGAACGCATCGTCGCCGCGGGCATCGCACTGGCCGACGCCGACGGCCTCGGCGCGCTTTCGATGGCCCGATTGGCCGCGCGACTCGACTGCGGCACGATGTCGCTGTACCGGCACGTCGCCAACAAGGACGAGTTGGTGACCTTTATGCTCTCGGCAGCCACCGGACCACCACCTGCCCTTGATCCGTCTGATTGGCGTGCGGCGCTGGATGATTGGGCCACTGGGTTATGGAGGCTCTACCACCGGCACCCGTGGATGCTGCAGGCCAGCACGGCGGGTCCGCCGGCAGATCCCGGGCAGCTGGGGTGGTTTGACGCCGGGCTGGCGGCGTTGGGTGATACCAGGCTGGCCGAACGCGACAAGCTCGCTGCGGTGATGGTCGTGCTGCACTTCGTGCGCGGCGCGGCGGCGGTGCACATCGAAGCCGCACACGTCGAAGGTCCCGACTACCCCGCGCTGCTTCGACGTGTCGTCGACGCAGAGCGGTTACCCGCCCTGAGCGCCGCACTGGCCGACGGGGTCTTCGACGACGCGGACAACGACCGTGAAGCCGACTTCCGCTCGGGGCTGCGCCAATTGCTCGACGGCATCGCCACCCGGGTGAAGTAG